In one window of Thalassotalea agarivorans DNA:
- a CDS encoding TolC family protein has translation MINTYLKLAVVSLFLPFGVHATELQHQKALSLEHAIDVALFNDPWLHGNKLRQQAIENRSKVSSTLPDPTVSIGLLNMPTDTWNFDQEAMSQFKVGITQMFPRGDSLAIKQEQLQIESTAYPLLREDRKAQVKRDVAQLWLDAYLAQQIIALIEQDRALFEQMVEIAEANYSNVVGRVRQQDVIRAQLELVKLEERLAMQQQLLESTHAQLNEWLHTYDAQKLDQPFDFDASPMDFSVANQLPTIQLANPSVLERSNYSRNALARELAKHPALRAIDAKYKAMQKGVELAEQQYGPQWGVNASYAYRDDMPTGDSRSDLFSIGVTFDIPLFTENRQDKQVAASVAESEAIKTEKLIVTKRMISTIEKELRQLQRLSQRQTIYQDQLLKQTHDQAEASLTAYTNDDGDFAEVVRARIAELNARISALKIDIDALKTVARINYFFAADPSEKQASNNFSSAQYTSSTAQVGGK, from the coding sequence ATGATCAATACATACTTAAAACTTGCAGTAGTCTCACTGTTTCTGCCGTTTGGCGTTCATGCGACCGAACTTCAACATCAAAAAGCATTATCGCTAGAGCATGCGATAGATGTCGCACTTTTTAATGACCCATGGTTGCATGGTAATAAGTTACGACAACAAGCGATTGAAAATAGAAGTAAGGTGTCTAGCACGTTGCCTGATCCTACTGTATCGATAGGCCTGCTGAATATGCCAACTGACACATGGAATTTTGACCAAGAGGCAATGAGCCAGTTCAAGGTAGGTATTACGCAAATGTTTCCAAGAGGAGACTCGTTGGCGATCAAACAGGAACAATTGCAAATAGAATCAACGGCCTATCCGCTATTGCGCGAAGATAGAAAGGCTCAAGTAAAACGAGATGTTGCACAGTTGTGGTTAGATGCTTACTTAGCGCAACAAATCATCGCGCTAATTGAGCAAGATAGAGCGCTGTTTGAACAAATGGTGGAAATTGCTGAAGCAAACTATTCCAATGTAGTTGGCAGAGTTAGACAACAAGATGTGATTCGCGCACAGCTAGAGCTTGTAAAGTTAGAAGAGCGTCTTGCTATGCAGCAACAATTGTTGGAATCAACACACGCTCAGTTAAATGAATGGCTGCATACCTACGACGCGCAAAAGCTTGATCAGCCTTTTGATTTTGATGCTAGCCCGATGGATTTTTCTGTCGCTAACCAATTGCCGACAATTCAACTAGCTAACCCAAGTGTACTTGAACGTTCAAACTATTCGAGAAATGCCTTAGCACGAGAGCTTGCTAAGCATCCAGCGCTTCGCGCTATCGACGCCAAGTACAAAGCGATGCAAAAAGGGGTAGAGCTTGCTGAACAGCAATATGGCCCACAATGGGGCGTCAATGCCAGCTATGCTTATCGCGATGATATGCCGACTGGCGATAGTCGTTCGGACCTGTTTTCGATTGGCGTGACCTTTGATATTCCGCTGTTTACTGAAAACAGGCAAGACAAGCAAGTTGCTGCATCTGTCGCTGAATCAGAAGCGATTAAAACTGAAAAGTTAATCGTCACAAAACGCATGATAAGTACGATTGAAAAAGAGCTTAGGCAGCTGCAAAGGTTGTCCCAAAGGCAAACGATATATCAAGACCAATTGCTCAAACAAACACACGATCAAGCGGAAGCTTCTTTAACTGCCTACACCAATGATGATGGCGACTTTGCCGAAGTGGTTCGTGCAAGAATTGCCGAGTTAAATGCCAGAATTTCCGCCTTAAAAATAGATATTGATGCATTAAAAACAGTGGCTCGAATTAACTATTTTTTCGCAGCCGACCCAAGCGAAAAGCAAGCTAGCAATAACTTTAGTAGCGCACAATACACCAGTTCAACGGCGCAGGTTGGAGGCAAGTAA